The Fragaria vesca subsp. vesca linkage group LG2, FraVesHawaii_1.0, whole genome shotgun sequence genome includes a window with the following:
- the LOC101307943 gene encoding CYSTM1 family protein A-like, which produces MSYYNQQQPPVGVPPPQGYPPEGYPKDAYPPPGYPPQGYPQQGYPPPQGYPQQYPPPYAPQYAQPPPQQQQNNSSGFMEGCLAALCCCCLLDACF; this is translated from the exons ATGAGCTATTACAACCAGCAACAACCCCCTGTTGGTGTTCCTCCTCCTCAAG GTTATCCACCGGAGGGATATCCCAAAGACGCTTATCCTCCTCCGGGGTATCCTCCACAAGGGTATCCTCAGCAAGGATACCCTCCGCCTCAGGGTTACCCCCAGCAATACCCTCCTCCTTATGCTCCTCAATACGCTCAGCCTCCCCCTCAACAACAACAAAACAATAGCAGTGGATTTATGGAAGGCTG TTTGGCTGCTCTGTGCTGTTGCTGTTTGCTGGATGCCTGCTTCTGA